The Polyangiaceae bacterium genome includes a region encoding these proteins:
- a CDS encoding VWA domain-containing protein, producing MTPRVKKLLWGAFILGVGVLLFWAYQRYVVGPHAPAFKWVREGKNYELLEPRTIGLVLITPLLLFVIGRSLADLPWQQRILAVLFRVAFIALISLGLARLARTAETSKVATVFVVDVSDSVEDPSLEDAKKTIEAAIDARGKEDVVRLITFAKRPRLIELKEEGGNPVVPPIEELRHGTKQALEKLGVDKPGAGSDVQAAMQLAYGVFPPGFLKRAVLVTDGVETNGDLLAESNRARGFDVKVFTVPFRRPPPGEVALRNMQVPEKVDIGQPFEVVANVYSSRKTTARAQLYMGEALNGLDGVKDLELKAGENEVKFKSVVRVGGQVTYALKLQDIKDDKFPENNQYAVTVDVPGRPTVLYVEGQPQRATYLSGALTAQQFDVDVRTPSAFPSSVKELERYDFVIVSDVPKEAFGEANQDVLEKYVRDLGGGFLFAGGEAGYGLGGWAHTTMERILPVRMDAERKKEMPSVAMALVIDRSGSMTGLPMEMAKSACKATVGTLEGDDLIEVIAFDSTPIRYVKFQPARYRSRINNEIARIQPGGGTEIFPGLDMAYQDISVAQARKKHVILLTDGRAPTQGLKDVVQAMIAESITLTTVGLGDGADHELLRMLADTGGGRYHAVPDPNSLPKIFTRETEMIARQAAVEEWFPVQVVQNADFLKGISIGSAPLLHGYVATQMKEAPAQLILAADTGEPILARWRVGLGHTLAWTSDVKNLWAVDWIRWAGFGKFWGQLVREHMRHKHRRELDMKTEVVGGKVHAVVDAFTVDERFDNEIESKLFVIGPEPGGERREVPMRQTAPGRYEADFQLDKYGSFLLRAEHNKTNKKGEVSSVGQSFGHVSNPYPREYASFEPDLERLSRAALAGGGKVDPEPKELFDPAGEKIVYFEQLWSRFILAAIVMFLLDLLVRRIRMFDRKFVPKKKRHAS from the coding sequence ATGACCCCCCGCGTCAAGAAGCTCCTCTGGGGGGCGTTCATCCTCGGCGTAGGCGTGCTCTTGTTCTGGGCCTACCAGCGCTACGTCGTCGGGCCCCACGCGCCGGCCTTCAAGTGGGTGAGGGAGGGCAAGAACTACGAGCTGCTCGAGCCGCGCACGATCGGGCTGGTCCTGATCACGCCGCTGCTCCTGTTCGTCATCGGCCGCTCGCTCGCGGATCTGCCCTGGCAGCAGCGCATCTTGGCCGTGCTGTTCCGGGTGGCGTTCATCGCGCTCATATCGCTGGGGCTGGCGCGACTGGCGCGCACCGCCGAGACCTCGAAGGTGGCCACGGTGTTCGTGGTGGACGTCAGCGACTCCGTCGAAGATCCCTCGCTGGAGGACGCGAAGAAGACCATCGAGGCGGCCATCGACGCCCGCGGCAAGGAGGACGTGGTGCGCCTGATCACGTTCGCGAAGCGCCCGCGCCTGATCGAGCTGAAAGAGGAGGGCGGCAACCCGGTGGTCCCGCCCATCGAGGAGCTGCGCCACGGGACCAAGCAGGCGCTGGAGAAGCTCGGCGTGGACAAGCCCGGCGCCGGCAGCGACGTGCAGGCGGCGATGCAGCTCGCCTACGGCGTGTTCCCGCCCGGGTTCCTGAAGCGCGCCGTGCTCGTCACCGACGGCGTGGAGACGAACGGCGATCTGCTCGCCGAGTCGAACCGCGCCCGGGGCTTCGACGTGAAGGTGTTCACCGTGCCGTTCCGGCGGCCCCCACCGGGCGAGGTGGCGCTCCGCAACATGCAGGTGCCGGAGAAGGTGGACATCGGCCAGCCGTTCGAGGTCGTGGCCAACGTCTACTCCAGCCGCAAGACCACGGCCCGCGCCCAGCTCTACATGGGCGAGGCGCTGAACGGTCTGGACGGCGTGAAGGATCTCGAGCTCAAGGCCGGCGAGAACGAGGTCAAGTTCAAGAGCGTGGTGCGCGTCGGCGGCCAGGTCACCTACGCGCTGAAGCTCCAGGACATCAAGGACGACAAGTTCCCGGAGAACAACCAGTACGCCGTCACGGTGGACGTCCCGGGCCGCCCCACGGTGCTCTACGTCGAGGGCCAGCCGCAGCGCGCGACCTACCTCTCGGGCGCCCTCACCGCGCAGCAGTTCGACGTGGACGTGCGTACGCCGAGCGCTTTCCCCAGCAGCGTGAAGGAGCTCGAGCGCTACGACTTCGTGATCGTCTCCGACGTGCCGAAGGAGGCGTTCGGTGAGGCCAACCAGGACGTGCTCGAGAAATACGTGCGCGATCTGGGCGGCGGCTTCCTGTTCGCGGGAGGCGAGGCCGGCTACGGCCTGGGCGGCTGGGCCCACACCACCATGGAGCGCATCCTGCCCGTGCGCATGGACGCCGAGCGCAAGAAGGAGATGCCCAGCGTCGCCATGGCGCTGGTCATCGACCGCTCCGGCTCGATGACGGGCCTGCCCATGGAGATGGCGAAGAGCGCGTGCAAGGCCACGGTCGGCACGCTGGAGGGCGACGACCTGATCGAGGTCATCGCCTTCGACTCCACGCCCATCCGCTACGTGAAGTTCCAGCCCGCCCGCTATCGCAGCCGCATCAACAACGAGATCGCGCGCATCCAGCCCGGCGGCGGCACCGAGATCTTCCCGGGTCTCGACATGGCCTACCAGGACATTTCAGTGGCCCAGGCCCGGAAGAAGCACGTCATCCTGCTGACCGACGGCCGCGCCCCGACGCAGGGCCTGAAGGACGTGGTGCAGGCGATGATCGCGGAGAGCATCACCCTGACCACGGTGGGCCTGGGCGACGGCGCCGACCACGAGCTCTTGCGGATGCTGGCCGACACCGGCGGCGGGCGCTACCACGCGGTGCCGGACCCCAACAGCTTGCCCAAGATCTTCACGCGCGAGACCGAGATGATCGCGCGGCAGGCGGCGGTCGAGGAGTGGTTCCCAGTGCAGGTGGTGCAGAACGCCGACTTCCTCAAGGGCATCTCCATCGGCTCGGCGCCGCTGCTCCACGGCTACGTCGCGACGCAGATGAAGGAGGCCCCGGCGCAGCTGATCCTGGCCGCCGACACCGGCGAGCCGATCCTGGCGCGCTGGCGCGTGGGTCTCGGCCACACGCTGGCCTGGACCAGCGACGTGAAGAACCTGTGGGCCGTGGACTGGATCCGTTGGGCGGGCTTCGGGAAATTCTGGGGCCAGCTGGTGCGCGAGCACATGCGGCACAAGCACCGCCGCGAGCTCGACATGAAGACCGAGGTCGTCGGCGGCAAGGTGCACGCCGTGGTGGACGCCTTCACCGTGGACGAGCGCTTCGACAACGAGATCGAGAGCAAGCTCTTCGTGATCGGCCCCGAGCCCGGCGGCGAGCGCCGCGAGGTGCCGATGCGCCAGACCGCGCCCGGCCGCTACGAGGCCGATTTCCAGCTCGACAAGTACGGCTCGTTCTTGCTGCGTGCCGAGCACAACAAGACGAACAAGAAGGGCGAGGTCTCGAGCGTGGGTCAGAGCTTCGGCCACGTCTCGAACCCCTACCCGCGGGAGTACGCCAGCTTCGAGCCGGATCTGGAGCGCCTCTCACGCGCGGCGCTGGCCGGCGGCGGCAAGGTCGATCCGGAGCCGAAGGAGCTGTTCGATCCGGCGGGCGAGAAGATCGTCTACTTCGAGCAGCTCTGGAGCCGCTTCATCCTGGCGGCCATCGTGATGTTCTTGCTCGACCTGCTCGTGCGCCGAATCCGCATGTTCGATCGCAAGTTCGTGCCGAAGAAGAAGCGGCACGCGAGTTGA